A genomic stretch from Shewanella woodyi ATCC 51908 includes:
- a CDS encoding pilus assembly protein: MIVKHVACVALFVLVGISAGTFADDTDLYVVESSVRTGANPKVLIIFDNSGSMTTIEEDAPGAYDSTTTYEPISSAHAYQDDKIYFTKGIGIDNAGMDIPLSPSDSRRFLKDINGCHQSWDLIERYGRFTGFVGEYRIKGKTGSWGELRDNSGANYDTIDCLEDIQENDPINAKDKDGNAHGDGFPVDGMRQGNTPKPYSTTGGDTQLGLGEAVTLYTANYLRWHAAAVADALPTSPQSRLDIAKTAIETVINTNTSIDFGLALFNMNYPSEGYRDGGRIVSKIQKMSPANKTALLSTIDGIPADTNTPLCETLFEAYKYFSGKPVLYGKKDSDYSSWYDGNKPPRDTSAESGLNYSSPFRVCPDIAYVIYITDGVPTQDTFADTDITTLTASGVTEKADDKVVAPDYSVFSDPGLSSPSYLPALASYLYHNDLVTSPETLSDGSTREHMQTVKTFTIGFSSGAEDAEALLKETARRGGNKVDDNGVNTGYFQATGGLGLVAAMNDALLSIMETDASFTSPSIASNNFDRTQTFDAAYYAMFLPGRGPRWSGNLKKLKVTSGGVLVDKSGGVAIGDAGDIKDTACTFWSLCTSKSDGKSVLEGGVIEALQRATPSTGISARTIYSNLTNPMSDLAQVSESILSTSMGIVEADVSDTVKWLYGYDVDGDNPGGSATDYRSDIMGDPLHSKPLALNFGTKTSPDIRIVLGTNQGLVHMFKDTGDEVEESWAFIPTELLSNVPVLKQNVANGGHYIYGMDGSPVSYTETDSSGRVNKAWVFMGMRRGGSSYYALDVTSPDSPSVKWIITPDSSGFAELGQSWSEPIVTTIPGHSGPVLIFGGGYDAPLYDADTVPSTAASKGKAIYIVDADTGALVHAFTDTGVGGTKMDGLVDSIPNSVAILDSNNDGDTDRIYATDVGGHVWRIDLAESTRSTWSSYKFADLGGSTAINDRRFFAEPAVAQTTFSNISEVEVTDGEGATTTTTSYQNVPYDAVVIGSGSRPHPTSVVTSDKFFVLQDRNVVTRSVIGEPVPEVLDMSKLYNVTSTPPVTEAENISFGTKRGWYFDFTGSGEKSLTAALIIDGKVFFTSFLPSVNEVSDLICSSSGQGRLYVFDLHRGTRSYENVYYELGERVPDTPQIVVPAPETGEDPYIYIIGVGKGEIKDGAPTGTINVGAGLGVNKIYYHIDE, from the coding sequence ATGATAGTTAAACATGTTGCATGCGTAGCTTTATTTGTTTTAGTTGGTATATCGGCAGGAACCTTTGCTGATGATACTGATCTCTATGTTGTAGAGTCTTCTGTAAGAACGGGAGCGAACCCTAAAGTATTGATAATTTTTGATAACTCAGGAAGCATGACTACCATTGAGGAGGATGCACCTGGCGCTTATGATTCCACCACCACCTATGAACCCATTAGCTCAGCCCACGCGTATCAAGATGATAAGATCTACTTCACAAAAGGGATAGGTATCGATAATGCTGGTATGGACATTCCCTTAAGCCCCTCTGATTCAAGACGCTTTTTAAAAGATATCAATGGCTGTCATCAAAGCTGGGATCTTATTGAGCGGTATGGGCGTTTCACTGGCTTTGTTGGTGAGTATAGAATAAAGGGGAAAACGGGCTCTTGGGGGGAGTTACGAGATAACAGTGGGGCTAACTATGACACCATAGATTGCCTTGAGGATATTCAGGAAAATGATCCTATCAATGCCAAAGACAAAGATGGTAATGCCCATGGTGACGGTTTTCCTGTCGATGGAATGAGACAGGGTAATACCCCTAAGCCCTATAGCACAACAGGCGGAGATACTCAGCTTGGGTTAGGTGAAGCAGTTACTCTCTATACGGCCAATTATCTTCGCTGGCATGCGGCTGCTGTTGCTGACGCGTTACCAACTAGCCCACAATCTCGTTTAGACATTGCGAAAACGGCAATTGAGACAGTGATTAACACGAATACCTCGATAGATTTTGGGTTAGCTCTGTTTAATATGAACTATCCATCAGAGGGCTACCGAGATGGCGGGAGAATCGTGTCTAAGATACAGAAGATGTCTCCGGCAAATAAAACTGCGCTTTTATCTACCATAGATGGGATCCCAGCAGATACAAACACCCCTCTTTGTGAAACTTTATTTGAAGCTTATAAGTACTTTTCGGGTAAGCCAGTGCTTTATGGTAAAAAGGATTCTGATTACTCAAGTTGGTATGATGGTAATAAACCTCCTAGAGATACTAGCGCAGAGTCTGGTCTGAACTACTCCTCGCCATTTAGAGTTTGCCCTGATATAGCCTACGTTATCTATATTACTGATGGTGTGCCAACTCAAGACACCTTCGCTGATACAGATATAACAACACTCACAGCTAGTGGAGTAACAGAGAAGGCTGATGATAAAGTGGTTGCTCCAGATTATTCTGTTTTCTCTGATCCAGGCTTAAGCTCTCCAAGTTATCTCCCAGCGTTAGCAAGTTATCTTTATCATAACGATCTAGTCACTTCACCAGAGACTTTGAGTGATGGCTCTACAAGAGAGCATATGCAAACAGTTAAAACCTTTACTATCGGTTTTAGCTCTGGTGCTGAGGATGCCGAAGCGCTATTGAAAGAAACTGCGAGGAGAGGCGGGAACAAAGTCGATGATAATGGTGTTAATACCGGTTATTTCCAAGCTACGGGAGGCTTAGGACTCGTTGCCGCCATGAATGATGCACTCCTATCTATTATGGAGACTGATGCCAGTTTTACCTCTCCTAGTATCGCAAGTAATAACTTTGATAGAACTCAAACTTTTGATGCGGCCTATTATGCGATGTTTCTACCAGGGAGAGGCCCTAGATGGAGTGGTAACCTTAAAAAGCTTAAAGTGACTTCAGGTGGTGTTCTGGTGGATAAGTCTGGTGGTGTTGCTATCGGTGATGCTGGAGATATTAAAGACACCGCATGTACTTTCTGGAGCTTATGCACAAGTAAGTCTGATGGCAAAAGTGTTCTAGAGGGGGGAGTAATAGAAGCCCTACAGAGAGCAACACCCTCTACCGGGATAAGTGCTCGTACTATCTACTCAAATTTGACTAACCCTATGTCGGATCTTGCTCAAGTTTCAGAATCCATTCTCTCAACCAGTATGGGGATAGTTGAAGCCGATGTCAGTGATACGGTTAAGTGGTTATATGGTTATGATGTTGATGGTGATAACCCAGGTGGAAGTGCAACTGATTATCGCAGTGATATTATGGGAGATCCTCTGCACTCAAAGCCATTAGCGCTGAACTTTGGCACAAAGACGAGCCCTGATATCCGTATTGTTTTAGGAACTAATCAAGGCTTAGTTCATATGTTTAAAGATACAGGAGATGAAGTTGAAGAGAGTTGGGCTTTTATCCCTACAGAACTCTTAAGCAATGTTCCTGTGTTGAAACAAAATGTGGCTAATGGTGGCCATTATATTTACGGCATGGATGGTTCCCCTGTTTCTTACACTGAGACTGACTCGTCAGGGAGAGTGAATAAAGCTTGGGTGTTTATGGGGATGCGCCGTGGTGGTTCCTCCTATTATGCACTAGATGTCACCTCTCCAGATTCGCCTAGTGTTAAATGGATTATAACTCCTGATAGTTCAGGTTTTGCTGAGCTTGGGCAGTCTTGGTCTGAACCTATTGTGACGACTATTCCGGGGCATTCTGGTCCTGTTCTGATATTTGGTGGCGGTTATGATGCTCCGCTTTATGATGCTGATACTGTTCCTAGTACTGCTGCGAGTAAAGGCAAAGCTATCTATATAGTTGATGCCGATACAGGTGCCTTAGTGCATGCATTTACAGATACTGGAGTTGGCGGGACTAAAATGGATGGACTTGTTGACAGTATTCCAAACTCTGTTGCGATTTTGGACAGCAACAATGATGGTGACACCGATAGAATCTATGCCACGGATGTAGGTGGTCATGTATGGAGGATTGATCTAGCAGAGTCAACAAGGAGTACATGGAGCTCTTATAAGTTTGCAGATCTAGGTGGAAGTACAGCCATTAATGATAGGCGTTTTTTTGCGGAGCCTGCTGTGGCTCAAACGACTTTCAGTAACATCTCCGAAGTTGAAGTGACTGATGGAGAGGGCGCGACAACGACAACTACCTCATATCAAAATGTTCCCTATGATGCCGTTGTTATTGGTAGTGGCAGTCGTCCCCACCCTACGAGTGTAGTGACTTCAGACAAGTTCTTTGTACTGCAAGATCGTAATGTCGTCACTCGAAGTGTGATAGGGGAGCCTGTTCCAGAAGTGCTAGATATGAGTAAACTCTACAATGTTACCTCTACACCACCAGTTACCGAGGCTGAAAATATCTCCTTTGGAACAAAGCGGGGATGGTACTTTGATTTTACGGGTTCTGGTGAAAAGTCTTTAACTGCGGCTCTAATTATCGATGGCAAGGTTTTCTTTACCTCTTTCTTACCGTCAGTGAACGAGGTTTCAGATCTAATTTGTAGTAGCTCTGGTCAAGGTCGATTATATGTGTTTGATCTTCATAGAGGGACGCGAAGTTATGAGAATGTCTATTATGAGTTAGGAGAGCGTGTACCAGATACCCCTCAAATAGTGGTCCCAGCTCCAGAAACAGGTGAAGACCCCTATATCTATATTATTGGTGTAGGGAAAGGAGAGATTAAAGATGGAGCGCCAACAGGAACCATTAATGTAGGGGCGGGTTTAGGCGTTAATAAGATCTATTATCATATCGATGAGTAG
- a CDS encoding type IV pilin protein yields MKMRNGFTLVELMVGIAIIGILTAIAYPSYTEYVAEGARAEAHTSLLRISNLQEQFYLDNRTYTEDMNELGVGADPFVTQSNLYSVDSTGTGSFVLVATALGVQATRDSACATIQITDTGAKTPTECW; encoded by the coding sequence ATGAAAATGAGAAATGGTTTTACGCTAGTAGAGTTAATGGTTGGTATTGCAATTATTGGAATATTAACAGCAATAGCTTACCCCTCATATACTGAATATGTTGCCGAGGGGGCTAGAGCAGAGGCACATACATCGCTGCTAAGGATCTCAAATCTACAGGAGCAGTTTTATTTAGATAATAGAACTTACACGGAAGATATGAACGAGCTTGGTGTAGGTGCAGATCCCTTTGTGACACAAAGTAACCTTTATAGCGTTGATTCAACAGGGACTGGCAGTTTTGTTCTAGTTGCAACTGCGCTAGGAGTCCAAGCGACTCGAGATAGTGCTTGTGCAACGATTCAAATTACAGATACAGGTGCAAAAACACCTACGGAGTGTTGGTAA
- a CDS encoding TapY2 family type IVa secretion system protein yields MKRFMISIFLFSLSATTVASEKQDYKCFVNSTDGDKVVFYRWKTDELKLKMAKLVGRTNTNKRGKKYFIKTVQECVHTNENFESADAKKVDKVTLH; encoded by the coding sequence ATGAAACGTTTTATGATATCCATCTTCTTATTTAGTCTATCTGCAACGACTGTGGCGAGCGAAAAACAAGATTATAAATGTTTTGTAAACTCAACAGATGGAGATAAAGTTGTTTTTTACCGGTGGAAAACTGATGAGTTAAAACTCAAGATGGCAAAATTAGTTGGACGTACAAATACTAATAAGAGAGGGAAAAAGTATTTCATTAAAACTGTACAAGAGTGTGTGCACACCAATGAAAACTTTGAATCTGCGGACGCTAAAAAAGTTGATAAGGTGACACTACATTAA
- a CDS encoding GspH/FimT family pseudopilin: protein MLTLEKGFTLVELMVTLVIGMILITVGVPSFTEMYQGYRAESEIRKVQQYLMFARSQAVSYGARVTVCPISGTSCGSDWKSGFSIFIDNGAAATIDSTNGVTDPIIKQVDAFNSKDFFTYAGSSVSFTPDGLIPTNSTVGTFSYCPGSTTSENSRGVEVSSSGKVRFSDSIINCTSY, encoded by the coding sequence ATGTTAACACTAGAAAAGGGTTTCACCTTAGTAGAGCTTATGGTGACACTTGTCATTGGTATGATATTGATCACTGTTGGTGTTCCCTCTTTCACAGAGATGTACCAAGGATATAGAGCTGAGAGTGAAATTAGAAAAGTACAACAATACCTAATGTTTGCCAGAAGCCAAGCAGTCAGCTATGGTGCCAGAGTCACTGTATGTCCCATTTCAGGCACTAGTTGTGGCTCTGATTGGAAGTCAGGTTTCAGCATCTTTATTGATAATGGCGCAGCGGCAACTATAGATTCAACAAATGGCGTAACAGATCCCATCATCAAACAGGTAGATGCATTTAACAGCAAAGACTTTTTTACCTATGCAGGAAGCTCTGTGAGCTTTACACCGGATGGGCTTATTCCAACCAATTCAACAGTCGGTACTTTTTCATACTGCCCGGGCTCTACAACCAGCGAAAACTCACGTGGTGTAGAGGTCAGTTCCTCAGGAAAGGTTCGCTTTTCTGACTCTATTATCAATTGTACTTCTTATTAA
- a CDS encoding GspH/FimT family pseudopilin: protein MKTQLGFTLVECISTLAVSTILISVGVPQFNSLYEYFRSDTSIRRIQQSLQLARNYAINYSIRVTVCPMEEGRCSKDWRIGLTVFTDLGEKNLLDGDDRIIFKTNPFNSRDFITYNRSAIRFQPTGLASGTNGTLKYCPSSIDSEHSSALIVNQAGRVRFSKQKVITCD, encoded by the coding sequence ATGAAGACACAACTAGGTTTTACCTTAGTGGAGTGCATCTCTACCTTAGCCGTATCCACCATTCTCATCTCTGTCGGCGTACCACAATTCAATTCTCTGTATGAATATTTTCGCTCTGATACCTCTATACGCCGAATACAGCAATCTCTCCAACTCGCTAGAAATTATGCGATTAACTACTCAATAAGAGTAACGGTCTGCCCTATGGAGGAGGGGCGATGCTCAAAAGATTGGAGGATTGGACTAACAGTATTTACCGACTTAGGTGAGAAGAATCTACTTGATGGAGATGATAGAATAATATTTAAAACAAACCCTTTTAATTCAAGGGATTTTATAACATACAACCGTTCGGCAATTCGCTTCCAGCCAACAGGTTTAGCATCAGGAACAAACGGAACCCTAAAATATTGTCCCTCTAGCATTGATAGTGAACACTCCTCAGCCTTAATTGTAAACCAAGCTGGTCGTGTAAGGTTTTCAAAACAGAAGGTAATAACCTGCGATTAG
- a CDS encoding P-II family nitrogen regulator, with translation MKKVEAIIKPFKLDDVRESLAEIGITGMTVSEVKGFGRQKGHTELYRGAEYMVDFLPKVKIELVIQDELLDQALEVIVDTARTGKIGDGKIFVTEIERVIRIRTGEENEEAV, from the coding sequence ATGAAGAAGGTCGAAGCCATTATTAAGCCATTTAAATTAGATGATGTGCGGGAATCGCTTGCTGAAATTGGTATAACCGGGATGACGGTTTCAGAGGTAAAAGGTTTTGGGCGTCAAAAGGGCCACACAGAGTTATATCGTGGAGCTGAATATATGGTTGATTTTTTGCCTAAAGTGAAAATAGAATTAGTTATCCAGGATGAACTGTTAGATCAAGCGTTAGAGGTCATTGTCGATACGGCCCGTACAGGTAAAATTGGTGACGGAAAGATCTTTGTTACTGAGATAGAGCGAGTGATACGGATCCGTACTGGTGAAGAGAACGAAGAGGCCGTCTAA
- a CDS encoding LacI family DNA-binding transcriptional regulator: protein MKVTINDVAKYAGVSIKTVSRVTNNEPSVKQATVDKVNEAIKALDYQPNLAARNLAGTKSYVIGFIYDNPNAYYVIDMQNGILSSCKDMGYELLIHPCNAKSDSICDELTTMVKHARLAGLVLTPPLSEDPKVLKALDEIDANYVRIIAGDKIKEDTGLAVLVNDKHGAVSITQHLIDLGHKKIAFLSGDQHHESTKERLTGFTQAMTSNKLDVDEKDIIAGQYSFESGVEGAKELLSRDKIDRPTAIVACNDEIAAGALFAARLEGVEIPNQLSIVGFEDSPFSRQTWPKLTTVHQPNQKIAQIATELLIAKRRSISAEQAKIFIPEPVIRDSSSEASN from the coding sequence ATGAAAGTAACTATAAACGACGTTGCCAAGTATGCTGGCGTCTCAATAAAGACAGTTTCTAGAGTCACGAATAATGAACCTTCGGTTAAACAAGCGACCGTAGATAAAGTCAATGAAGCGATAAAAGCACTCGACTATCAACCTAACCTAGCCGCTCGAAATTTGGCAGGAACTAAGTCTTATGTGATTGGTTTTATATATGATAACCCAAATGCTTATTACGTTATTGATATGCAAAATGGCATTCTCTCTTCTTGTAAAGATATGGGCTACGAGCTATTGATCCACCCATGTAACGCCAAGTCTGACAGCATTTGTGACGAGCTCACAACCATGGTAAAGCACGCCAGACTAGCGGGGTTAGTGCTCACCCCACCTCTGTCTGAAGACCCTAAAGTGTTAAAAGCATTGGATGAAATAGATGCAAACTATGTCCGAATTATTGCTGGAGATAAGATCAAAGAGGACACAGGATTGGCGGTACTCGTCAATGACAAACATGGCGCGGTGTCAATCACTCAGCACCTTATCGATCTGGGTCATAAGAAAATTGCTTTTCTTAGCGGGGATCAACATCATGAGTCTACAAAAGAGCGCTTGACAGGTTTCACTCAGGCGATGACAAGCAACAAGCTTGACGTAGATGAGAAGGATATTATCGCTGGCCAATACTCCTTTGAATCAGGCGTAGAAGGCGCAAAAGAGCTATTAAGCAGAGATAAAATTGATAGACCAACTGCGATAGTCGCCTGTAACGATGAAATAGCAGCTGGGGCACTTTTTGCAGCTCGCCTTGAGGGGGTAGAGATACCAAACCAGCTCTCAATTGTCGGTTTTGAGGATAGCCCATTCTCCAGGCAAACTTGGCCAAAGCTCACAACCGTACATCAGCCAAATCAAAAAATAGCTCAAATAGCCACTGAGTTACTGATAGCTAAAAGGCGCTCTATAAGTGCTGAACAAGCTAAAATATTCATTCCAGAACCCGTCATTAGAGACTCCAGCTCGGAAGCCTCAAACTAG
- a CDS encoding TonB-dependent receptor, with the protein MRTSNFKKSILATNIALMLGTAVSMSAVAAEADSAPTADENIEKIEVRGLRASNKANINEKRFSNAVVDAVTAEDIGKFPDSDVGQALGRVPGVSVGRTFGQGSSVSIRGTDPLMTLTTLNGQNVASTGWYDQMNVDRSFNYSMLPSELIGGMEVYKSSQANLVEGGIGGTVIVKTRKPLDMEANSVFGSVKGEYGTVNEEWAPELSGLYSWKNESETFGILLAGSYIDREYLRTGTEADLDWGGRSSIQPSSFLQEQERTAVDATIQFRPTDNLEFGAHILSMQLGADSIGANMYIETDTNWGAGDSNCQKFNAAGVCVLSVTPESAPTDVFYQNWARKGEMTSDTFELNAEYEGDGYTLSAVAGNTKAEGGTQMSANFGYGWWGDNFGQVKWAGTVDATGKQIDINGRDMSFTQDQLDTTVGTSQWTGVQGPNRDEENYVQFDADFDIDMGILTKFETGIRYTQHEFEKSENKAVYDPNKANSFNTSDLYSGTMKLGYDGWTIPKANLDAMIDSTVSLVDEFVYNRAAYGLIEEDNLSIYGMFSFQGDDFRGNFGVRYISTDVTSSGHVIDNSPADKLGVNAGWSEEVHSESDDYADVLPSFNLSYNVTQDVIIRFAAAQAITRPNYDNLFLSSVSGYPDDRRGNEEITYGNPGLKPMKSSQVDVSLEYYYGDGNLVSATYFTKDISDFIVATTKYNQQIGVINNDLETPADDWTVNNFENANDGQIDGIELQLIHAWDNGFGVNANYTFANGTAPSEVYTDSIGIFTESSEHTANLVGFWENDDFSARAAYNWRSEYMIREYGKYYGNRMHDDFGTLDVTLGWNITENIGLQLEVVNLTAEDDVQYGAAAAGTDVKPALQDDFPTWSFKGETTYKLGASFRF; encoded by the coding sequence ATGCGAACATCTAATTTTAAGAAAAGTATATTAGCGACAAATATCGCTTTAATGCTTGGTACGGCAGTCTCTATGTCTGCTGTGGCAGCTGAAGCGGACTCTGCACCTACAGCAGATGAAAATATTGAGAAGATTGAAGTGCGTGGTCTTCGTGCTTCAAATAAAGCCAACATTAATGAGAAACGTTTTTCAAATGCTGTTGTTGATGCCGTAACTGCAGAAGATATTGGCAAGTTTCCTGATTCAGACGTAGGACAAGCATTGGGTCGTGTCCCTGGTGTGAGTGTTGGGCGTACTTTTGGTCAAGGTAGCTCTGTGTCAATTCGTGGTACTGATCCCTTGATGACGTTGACTACTTTGAACGGTCAAAATGTCGCTTCAACTGGTTGGTATGATCAGATGAACGTTGATCGCTCTTTCAATTATTCAATGCTGCCATCTGAGCTTATTGGCGGGATGGAAGTCTACAAGTCGAGCCAAGCTAACCTTGTCGAAGGTGGTATCGGTGGTACTGTTATTGTAAAAACACGTAAACCACTTGATATGGAAGCCAACTCAGTATTTGGATCCGTAAAAGGCGAATACGGAACTGTTAATGAAGAGTGGGCTCCAGAGCTTTCTGGTCTATATAGCTGGAAGAACGAGTCAGAAACATTCGGTATCCTTCTTGCGGGTTCATATATCGATCGTGAGTATCTACGTACAGGGACTGAAGCCGACTTAGATTGGGGCGGACGTTCATCAATTCAGCCTTCAAGCTTCCTTCAAGAGCAAGAGCGTACAGCGGTAGATGCAACAATTCAATTTAGACCGACTGATAATCTTGAGTTTGGTGCGCACATTCTATCTATGCAGTTAGGTGCCGATAGTATTGGTGCTAACATGTACATTGAAACTGACACAAACTGGGGCGCTGGTGACTCTAACTGTCAGAAGTTCAATGCTGCTGGTGTTTGTGTGTTAAGTGTCACTCCTGAAAGTGCACCAACAGATGTTTTCTATCAGAACTGGGCTCGTAAAGGTGAGATGACATCTGATACTTTCGAGCTTAATGCTGAGTATGAAGGTGATGGCTATACACTATCTGCCGTTGCTGGTAATACTAAAGCTGAGGGTGGTACTCAAATGAGTGCAAACTTCGGTTATGGCTGGTGGGGTGATAACTTCGGTCAAGTAAAATGGGCCGGTACGGTTGATGCAACAGGTAAGCAGATCGACATCAATGGTCGTGATATGAGCTTCACTCAAGATCAACTGGATACGACAGTAGGAACGTCACAATGGACTGGTGTACAAGGTCCTAACCGTGATGAAGAAAATTATGTTCAGTTCGATGCCGACTTTGATATTGATATGGGCATCTTAACTAAGTTTGAAACAGGTATTCGCTATACTCAGCATGAGTTTGAAAAGTCTGAGAACAAAGCAGTTTATGATCCAAATAAAGCGAACTCATTCAATACTTCTGATCTATACAGCGGTACGATGAAGTTAGGTTATGACGGTTGGACAATCCCTAAAGCAAACCTAGATGCGATGATAGACTCAACTGTCTCTCTTGTTGATGAGTTTGTTTATAACCGTGCTGCCTATGGTTTAATTGAAGAAGATAACTTATCTATTTACGGTATGTTCTCATTCCAAGGCGACGATTTCCGCGGTAACTTCGGTGTGCGCTATATCAGTACTGATGTGACCTCTAGCGGCCATGTCATCGATAACTCTCCTGCTGATAAACTTGGCGTTAATGCTGGTTGGAGTGAAGAAGTTCATAGTGAGAGTGATGATTACGCAGATGTTTTACCAAGCTTTAACCTTTCCTATAATGTGACTCAAGACGTAATCATTCGTTTTGCAGCAGCTCAAGCTATTACACGTCCTAACTATGATAACTTGTTCCTATCAAGTGTTTCTGGCTACCCAGATGATCGTCGTGGTAACGAAGAGATTACTTACGGAAATCCTGGACTGAAGCCAATGAAGTCTTCACAGGTTGATGTAAGTCTTGAGTACTATTATGGCGACGGTAACCTAGTTTCAGCAACTTACTTCACTAAAGATATCAGTGATTTTATCGTTGCAACAACTAAGTACAACCAACAGATTGGCGTGATTAACAATGATCTAGAAACTCCAGCTGATGATTGGACCGTGAATAACTTTGAAAATGCCAATGATGGTCAGATTGACGGTATCGAGCTTCAGTTAATTCACGCATGGGACAATGGTTTTGGTGTTAACGCTAACTACACATTTGCCAACGGTACAGCGCCTTCTGAAGTATATACTGACAGCATAGGTATATTTACTGAGTCATCTGAGCACACTGCTAACTTAGTGGGCTTCTGGGAAAATGATGATTTCTCTGCTCGTGCTGCATATAACTGGCGTTCAGAGTACATGATCCGTGAATACGGTAAGTACTATGGTAACCGTATGCATGATGACTTCGGTACTTTAGATGTGACATTAGGTTGGAACATTACAGAAAACATCGGTCTACAACTTGAGGTTGTTAACTTGACTGCTGAAGATGATGTTCAGTACGGTGCAGCTGCTGCCGGAACAGATGTTAAACCAGCACTTCAAGATGACTTCCCAACTTGGTCATTTAAAGGTGAAACAACCTACAAGCTAGGTGCAAGTTTCCGCTTCTAA
- a CDS encoding tryptophan halogenase family protein, giving the protein MKIKRIAIVGAGTAGWLAANHLGSELSADQDVEITVIESKDVPTIGVGEGTVPYIMNSLKRFGISEAELLYSCDTTFKQGIKFVNWLDSGSRGDNFYYHPFDVPYPSGFDVSPYWVAHGGKRPFDDVGIQARICELGLAPKRKSSGEYEGALTYAYHFNALKFAQLLAKNAQKRFNVTHQFATVVGAKKAENGDITHLITKDDTELVFDFYVDCSGFSSILIDKELKVPFVSKADELLTDSVLVQQVPLKDEDELPPYTTATAHSAGWIWDIPLTTRRGTGFVYSSRHMSDEQALSEYADYLGVEQGTISPRKLPMEIGYREAFWSQNCVALGLAQGFVEPLEATSILVTDFSAELLARNFPRNTSDIEALIPHYNKVVTYVWERVVDFIKLHYCISDREDSQFWLDNRKEDTFSDELKQRLTKFKVSTPKQSDFFSKFDLFNDKNFLYVLYGMEFKTKAISISAKEIEHCSMLLQSNDNLVKTAADELLSHKSWLLGLKAAMSPNG; this is encoded by the coding sequence ATGAAGATTAAACGAATTGCCATTGTTGGTGCTGGCACTGCAGGTTGGCTAGCTGCGAATCATTTAGGCTCTGAGCTCAGTGCTGATCAAGATGTTGAGATCACAGTTATTGAGTCAAAAGATGTGCCGACGATAGGTGTTGGAGAGGGCACTGTTCCCTATATAATGAACTCCTTAAAGCGGTTTGGTATCTCAGAGGCTGAACTGCTCTATTCCTGTGATACGACCTTTAAACAAGGGATTAAGTTTGTTAATTGGTTAGATAGCGGATCTCGTGGTGACAACTTCTATTACCATCCTTTTGATGTTCCCTATCCGAGTGGCTTCGACGTGAGTCCTTACTGGGTTGCACATGGTGGAAAGCGGCCATTTGATGATGTGGGCATTCAAGCAAGAATTTGCGAGTTAGGGCTAGCGCCTAAGAGAAAGAGCTCTGGGGAGTATGAAGGGGCTTTAACCTATGCCTATCATTTTAATGCATTAAAATTCGCTCAGCTATTAGCCAAGAATGCCCAAAAACGCTTTAATGTGACTCATCAGTTCGCAACCGTTGTGGGAGCAAAGAAGGCTGAAAATGGTGATATTACTCATCTTATTACCAAGGACGATACAGAGTTAGTATTTGATTTCTATGTAGACTGCAGCGGTTTTTCATCGATATTAATTGATAAAGAGTTAAAGGTTCCTTTTGTGAGTAAGGCCGATGAACTACTCACAGATTCAGTGCTTGTTCAGCAGGTGCCGCTCAAAGATGAAGATGAGCTTCCTCCCTACACCACTGCTACAGCCCATAGTGCTGGGTGGATTTGGGATATACCTCTTACAACAAGAAGGGGGACGGGTTTTGTCTACTCCAGTAGGCATATGAGTGATGAGCAGGCATTAAGTGAATATGCTGACTATTTAGGTGTCGAACAAGGGACTATCTCTCCTCGAAAATTGCCAATGGAGATAGGCTACAGAGAAGCATTTTGGAGTCAAAATTGTGTTGCATTAGGGCTCGCGCAAGGCTTTGTTGAGCCCTTAGAAGCGACATCTATTTTGGTTACCGACTTTTCTGCGGAGTTGCTAGCTCGTAACTTTCCACGCAACACTTCGGATATTGAGGCGCTGATTCCTCATTATAATAAAGTCGTGACCTACGTTTGGGAGAGAGTAGTTGATTTTATTAAGCTACATTACTGTATCTCAGATAGAGAAGACTCACAGTTTTGGTTAGATAACCGAAAAGAGGATACATTTTCTGATGAGTTGAAGCAGCGACTCACCAAGTTTAAAGTCAGTACACCTAAACAGTCTGATTTTTTTAGTAAGTTTGATCTATTTAATGATAAAAACTTCTTATACGTTTTATATGGGATGGAGTTTAAAACTAAAGCAATCTCTATTTCAGCTAAGGAGATAGAGCATTGCAGTATGTTGCTGCAGAGCAATGATAATCTAGTTAAAACTGCGGCTGATGAACTGTTAAGCCATAAAAGTTGGCTATTAGGGTTAAAAGCAGCTATGAGCCCTAATGGCTAA